A portion of the Candidatus Flexicrinis proximus genome contains these proteins:
- a CDS encoding sugar phosphate isomerase/epimerase, which produces MKVGIDSYCFHRFFGEVYDGQPQPSKRMTMEDFLSFAKECGADGVSLESCFFPSMDPGWFRDLKAQLDSYGFDRVYAWGHPDGLEAGKNRDAYHDMVKQIDNAVMIGADVMRVVGSSLMFRHEPHQPQLDILSAWFKEAVKVAEDKGVKLAVENHIDYTAAECLWLIESVGSPNFGLNFDTGNFLRLLDDPVRGMEKLAKYTFATHIKDLKVRKGASPTDWFFFSSTPVGDGLVDNQKLAQLLKDANYKGFLAVETDHLHPDYHYDEHAAVRQSVANLKQIAANLR; this is translated from the coding sequence ATGAAAGTCGGCATCGACAGTTATTGTTTCCATCGTTTTTTCGGCGAGGTCTATGATGGACAGCCACAGCCGTCCAAGCGTATGACCATGGAAGATTTCCTGTCCTTTGCGAAGGAATGCGGCGCGGACGGCGTCTCACTCGAGTCGTGCTTCTTCCCCTCGATGGACCCAGGTTGGTTCCGCGACCTGAAGGCGCAGCTCGACTCGTATGGTTTCGACCGGGTGTATGCGTGGGGACACCCCGACGGCCTGGAAGCAGGCAAAAACCGCGACGCCTATCACGATATGGTCAAGCAAATCGACAACGCCGTGATGATCGGCGCCGATGTGATGCGCGTGGTCGGCAGCAGCCTGATGTTCCGTCATGAGCCGCATCAACCGCAGCTCGACATCCTTTCGGCGTGGTTCAAAGAAGCCGTCAAGGTCGCTGAAGACAAGGGCGTCAAGCTGGCCGTTGAGAACCACATTGATTACACCGCCGCCGAGTGCCTCTGGCTCATCGAATCGGTCGGGTCGCCCAATTTCGGTCTGAACTTCGACACCGGCAACTTCCTGCGTCTGCTGGACGATCCCGTGCGCGGGATGGAAAAGCTCGCCAAATACACCTTCGCGACGCATATCAAAGACCTGAAAGTGCGTAAGGGTGCTTCGCCCACCGACTGGTTCTTCTTCAGCAGCACGCCGGTCGGCGACGGTCTGGTCGACAACCAGAAGCTGGCCCAGCTCCTGAAGGATGCCAACTACAAGGGCTTCCTGGCGGTGGAGACGGATCATCTACATCCCGATTATCACTACGATGAACACGCCGCCGTGCGCCAAAGTGTCGCCAATCTTAAGCAAATCGCGGCAAACTTAAGATAG
- a CDS encoding Gfo/Idh/MocA family oxidoreductase — MKTLNVAIIGTKFMGKAHSNAWLNSPHFFDMPARPVLKVACGQDREALAQFATTWGWEEIETDWRKVVARPDIDIIDISLPQNLHHEVALAAAKAGKHIFCEKPIAMNLQQAEEMLAAAQAAGIVHYLNHNYRRVPAVMLARQLIDEGRIGTIYHWRGAYLQSWIMDPNFPLTWHLRKETAGAGPNIDLNSHSVDLARFLVGDISEVTAMTANFITERPLPGKGAATFSAGSGEATEMGKVTVEDAAFLVVRFANGALGSFDTSRFATGRKNHNTFEIYGSKGAILFDLERMNELQFFSEDDPAHAQGFRTILATEGVHAYVSNWWPPGHTIGYEHEFHHAVVDFVKAIVSGSEIRPNFVDGVAETKVLEAALKSAETGQRVSIS; from the coding sequence GTGAAAACACTCAATGTAGCGATTATCGGCACTAAATTTATGGGCAAGGCCCACAGCAATGCATGGCTCAATTCGCCGCACTTCTTCGACATGCCCGCCCGGCCTGTCCTGAAGGTCGCGTGCGGCCAGGACCGCGAAGCGCTGGCTCAGTTCGCCACGACCTGGGGCTGGGAGGAGATCGAAACTGACTGGCGTAAGGTCGTCGCCCGGCCGGATATCGACATCATCGACATCAGCCTGCCGCAGAACCTGCATCATGAAGTCGCGCTCGCGGCCGCCAAAGCCGGTAAGCACATCTTCTGCGAGAAGCCGATCGCCATGAACCTCCAGCAAGCCGAAGAAATGCTGGCTGCGGCACAGGCGGCAGGCATTGTGCACTATCTCAACCACAACTACCGGCGCGTTCCAGCCGTCATGCTGGCCCGGCAGCTGATTGACGAGGGCCGGATCGGCACGATTTATCACTGGCGCGGGGCATACCTCCAGTCGTGGATCATGGACCCGAACTTTCCGCTCACCTGGCATCTGCGTAAGGAGACCGCCGGCGCGGGTCCGAACATCGACCTCAACAGCCACAGCGTCGACCTCGCGCGCTTCCTGGTGGGAGACATCAGCGAAGTCACGGCGATGACGGCGAATTTCATCACCGAGCGTCCGCTGCCCGGTAAAGGCGCAGCGACGTTCAGCGCCGGCAGCGGCGAAGCTACCGAGATGGGCAAAGTCACCGTCGAAGATGCCGCGTTCCTGGTCGTGCGCTTTGCAAACGGCGCGCTCGGCTCGTTCGATACCAGCCGCTTTGCGACCGGTCGCAAGAACCACAACACGTTTGAAATCTACGGCAGCAAGGGCGCGATCCTGTTCGATCTGGAGCGGATGAACGAGCTTCAGTTCTTCTCGGAGGACGACCCCGCCCATGCGCAGGGCTTCCGCACCATCCTGGCGACCGAAGGCGTGCATGCCTACGTCTCCAACTGGTGGCCTCCCGGTCATACCATCGGCTATGAACACGAATTCCATCACGCCGTAGTTGATTTCGTGAAGGCCATCGTCAGCGGCAGCGAAATCCGGCCGAACTTTGTCGATGGCGTGGCCGAAACGAAAGTGCTGGAAGCGGCGCTGAAGAGCGCGGAAACCGGCCAGCGCGTCAGCATCAGCTAG
- a CDS encoding xylulose kinase has product MTEQYLIGVDLGTGATKAALYRRDGTLVAEAMLEVPIHHQPGVVTQDMDDFYTTACRAIRMCIEQSGIDPRRIAAVGFDSQMAGVGALDESFRSAAPFDSWLDMRCQPYIDYLAANHADAITRLTGCPPTCDHGPKIMWSRDTQPDVYRRTAKFVMPSCYVAGRMARLKPDDAFIDYTFIHFSALSDAQQGSWSSHLIDVLGVDGAKLPRIVAPWTVIGEVREEAARDSGLAVGTPLVAGAGDTAAGALGAGIVKPGMLFDTAGTASVLAASTDQFCADTANGALLVMRSVIDGLWTPLAYIAGGGLALRWFRDTFYDSPETDAYERMGADAAAIAPGADGLFFSPHLNGRICPANPHMRGAWVGFTWGHTRAHFYRAILEGVAFEYAYYLRILRELLPGLALTEARVIGGGAKSAVWNQIKADVLGVPVQRLQRSEFATWGSALIAGHGVGLYPDLVEAAQNSARPDGNPFINRPDQTALYAPLVKQYISWQGTFSTVFRENGGTADA; this is encoded by the coding sequence ATGACGGAGCAGTATCTCATCGGCGTGGATCTGGGCACCGGCGCGACCAAAGCGGCCTTATACCGGCGCGACGGCACGCTGGTTGCCGAGGCCATGCTGGAAGTGCCGATCCATCACCAGCCCGGCGTGGTGACGCAGGACATGGACGATTTCTACACTACGGCGTGTCGTGCGATCCGGATGTGTATCGAACAGAGCGGCATCGACCCGCGCCGGATCGCCGCCGTCGGATTCGACAGCCAGATGGCGGGTGTCGGCGCATTGGACGAGTCGTTCCGGTCCGCCGCGCCTTTCGACAGCTGGCTCGATATGCGCTGCCAGCCGTATATCGATTACCTCGCCGCGAACCATGCCGATGCGATTACGCGGCTGACCGGCTGCCCGCCAACCTGTGATCACGGCCCCAAAATCATGTGGTCGCGCGACACACAGCCGGACGTTTACCGCCGCACGGCCAAATTCGTGATGCCGTCCTGTTATGTGGCGGGTCGCATGGCGCGCCTCAAGCCTGACGATGCTTTCATCGACTACACCTTCATTCACTTTTCCGCACTCAGCGATGCCCAGCAGGGATCATGGTCTTCGCATCTGATCGATGTGCTGGGCGTGGACGGCGCAAAACTGCCGCGCATCGTTGCGCCGTGGACGGTCATCGGCGAAGTCCGCGAGGAGGCCGCACGCGACTCCGGCCTTGCGGTCGGCACGCCGTTGGTGGCCGGCGCCGGAGATACAGCCGCGGGGGCGCTGGGCGCGGGCATCGTAAAACCGGGGATGCTGTTCGATACGGCAGGGACGGCCTCGGTTCTGGCGGCCTCCACCGATCAATTCTGCGCAGACACAGCCAACGGCGCGCTGCTCGTGATGCGCTCGGTGATCGACGGCTTGTGGACGCCGCTCGCCTACATTGCCGGGGGCGGGCTGGCCCTGCGCTGGTTCCGAGACACGTTCTACGATTCGCCGGAAACCGATGCGTACGAACGGATGGGCGCCGATGCCGCGGCCATCGCACCCGGCGCAGACGGCTTATTTTTCTCGCCGCACCTCAACGGGCGGATCTGCCCCGCCAACCCTCACATGCGCGGGGCATGGGTCGGCTTTACCTGGGGGCATACGCGCGCGCATTTCTACCGCGCAATCCTGGAGGGCGTCGCCTTCGAATACGCCTATTACCTGCGAATCCTGCGCGAACTGCTTCCCGGCCTGGCCCTCACCGAGGCACGCGTGATCGGCGGCGGGGCAAAAAGCGCCGTCTGGAATCAGATCAAGGCGGACGTGCTGGGCGTACCGGTCCAGCGCCTCCAGCGAAGCGAGTTCGCCACCTGGGGCAGCGCGCTGATCGCCGGCCACGGCGTCGGTTTATATCCCGATCTGGTCGAAGCCGCGCAGAACTCCGCGCGCCCTGACGGAAACCCATTTATCAACCGCCCCGACCAAACTGCGCTCTACGCGCCGCTGGTCAAACAATACATCTCGTGGCAGGGCACATTCAGCACCGTATTCAGGGAGAACGGGGGAACGGCCGATGCCTGA